Proteins encoded in a region of the Malaciobacter mytili LMG 24559 genome:
- a CDS encoding TetR/AcrR family transcriptional regulator: MQDIRTRLIEATFQEVFSQGYNKASLSNILEKANTKKGSMYHYFPSKKDMVLAMIEEKIENRLKIKWEALEKKDKGILDAFIAILKDTPNWDLTYGCPLGNLLQEFLNEDKEFEQLLNTILDKWKNQFINILQKAKDNKELKEDTNIEELAIFLMSSIQGALLLTKKYTTDKLFVASMNQLISYINSLRVRN, from the coding sequence ATGCAAGATATTAGGACAAGATTGATTGAAGCAACTTTTCAAGAGGTCTTTTCCCAAGGATATAATAAAGCTTCATTATCAAATATTTTAGAAAAAGCCAATACTAAAAAAGGTTCTATGTATCACTATTTTCCTTCAAAAAAAGATATGGTTTTAGCTATGATTGAAGAGAAAATTGAAAATAGATTAAAAATTAAATGGGAAGCCTTAGAAAAGAAAGATAAAGGGATTTTAGACGCTTTTATTGCTATTTTAAAAGATACTCCTAATTGGGATTTAACTTATGGTTGTCCTTTGGGAAATCTTCTTCAAGAGTTTCTTAATGAAGATAAAGAGTTTGAACAATTACTAAATACTATTTTAGATAAATGGAAAAATCAATTTATTAATATCTTGCAAAAAGCTAAAGATAATAAAGAGTTAAAAGAAGATACAAATATAGAAGAGTTAGCAATATTTTTAATGTCTTCAATTCAAGGGGCACTTTTACTTACAAAGAAGTACACAACAGACAAACTATTTGTAGCTTCAATGAATCAACTAATATCTTATATAAACTCTTTAAGAGTAAGGAATTAA
- a CDS encoding peroxiredoxin-like family protein: MSRLQEEIKKYQESFKQKVPQDIQELMLKATKKLQEQKLSKNALKVGDKAITFKLKNANYKEICLEEQLKENDFIVLNFYRGQWCPYCNLELQALQSINAQLKALNGKIIAISPQTPDNSLTTKEKNELEFEVLSDEFNKVAKEYGLVFSLDEELRPIYKSFGIDIITANNEDSFKLPMPATFVINKNKEIIYSFVDEDYTKRSEPQTILDIIQKNK; this comes from the coding sequence ATGTCAAGATTACAAGAAGAAATTAAAAAATATCAAGAGAGTTTTAAACAAAAAGTTCCCCAAGATATTCAAGAGCTTATGTTAAAAGCCACAAAAAAGCTACAAGAACAAAAACTAAGTAAAAATGCCTTAAAAGTTGGGGATAAAGCAATTACTTTTAAATTAAAAAATGCAAATTATAAAGAGATTTGTTTAGAAGAACAATTAAAAGAAAATGATTTTATAGTTCTAAATTTTTATAGAGGACAATGGTGCCCTTATTGTAATTTGGAATTACAAGCTTTACAAAGTATTAATGCACAACTTAAAGCTTTAAATGGAAAAATTATTGCAATTTCTCCTCAAACACCAGATAATAGTTTAACTACTAAAGAAAAAAATGAACTAGAATTTGAAGTTTTAAGCGATGAATTTAATAAAGTTGCAAAAGAGTATGGATTGGTATTTTCTTTAGATGAAGAGTTAAGACCAATATATAAAAGCTTTGGAATAGATATAATTACTGCAAACAATGAAGATAGCTTTAAACTTCCAATGCCAGCAACATTTGTAATAAATAAAAACAAAGAAATTATTTACTCATTTGTAGATGAGGACTATACAAAAAGAAGCGAACCTCAAACAATATTAGATATAATACAAAAAAATAAATAA
- a CDS encoding CBU_0592 family membrane protein yields MDIFQWIGFLGMAFVVGAYFFLQTNKYDIHCIEYQLLNLVGAILLLISLCVHFNLGSFIIEIFWIIITIYGIYKNLRKKKNEKINTFNP; encoded by the coding sequence ATGGATATATTCCAATGGATTGGCTTTTTAGGAATGGCATTTGTAGTTGGTGCTTACTTTTTTTTACAAACAAATAAATATGATATTCACTGTATTGAATATCAATTATTAAATTTAGTTGGTGCAATTTTATTACTTATTTCACTATGTGTTCATTTTAATTTAGGTTCTTTTATAATAGAAATATTTTGGATTATAATTACAATTTATGGAATCTATAAAAATTTAAGGAAGAAAAAAAATGAAAAAATTAATACTTTTAATCCTTAG
- a CDS encoding sulfite exporter TauE/SafE family protein, whose protein sequence is MTTEILLGIITFFTSTIAGVVGLGGGMILIAILPSFLPLNALIPIHGLTQMTSNFSRAVFGYKDVQYQVLPKFILGSLLGVGIISLIIYHISLEYIPLFIGIYILLSLWSSKFNEKIKKFESYFLIGFIQTGVSLVVGATGPLSMTLLFKDYEDKNKVVATGAALMAITHIFKVFVFIFFGFAFFEYIWLLLFMIIGAIAGSYAGTKLRDKIDGKKFRTLLKVLLSLLAIKVIVSVFI, encoded by the coding sequence ATGACTACAGAAATTTTACTTGGAATTATCACCTTTTTCACATCAACTATTGCAGGAGTTGTTGGACTTGGTGGAGGAATGATTCTAATTGCAATACTTCCTTCTTTTTTACCTTTAAATGCTCTTATTCCTATTCATGGATTAACTCAAATGACTAGTAATTTTAGTAGGGCAGTATTTGGATATAAAGATGTCCAATATCAAGTTTTACCTAAATTTATTTTAGGTTCTTTATTAGGTGTAGGAATTATTTCCTTAATTATTTATCATATTTCTTTAGAATATATCCCTTTATTTATTGGTATTTATATTCTTTTATCTTTATGGTCAAGTAAATTTAATGAAAAAATAAAAAAATTTGAAAGTTATTTTTTGATTGGATTTATACAAACAGGGGTTTCTTTAGTAGTTGGAGCAACTGGTCCTCTTAGTATGACTTTATTATTTAAAGATTATGAAGATAAAAATAAAGTAGTTGCAACAGGTGCAGCGCTTATGGCAATAACACATATTTTTAAGGTTTTTGTATTTATTTTTTTTGGTTTTGCTTTTTTTGAATATATTTGGCTTTTACTTTTTATGATTATTGGAGCAATTGCAGGAAGTTATGCAGGAACTAAACTAAGAGATAAAATTGATGGAAAAAAATTTAGAACTTTATTAAAAGTTTTATTGTCACTTTTAGCTATTAAAGTAATAGTGAGTGTGTTTATATGA
- a CDS encoding MFS transporter yields the protein MKRTFFKRIFVSKEILLYLITIAMIVSFSAWMSLLNNFVVEKASFDGSQIGILQSLREIPGFLAFSVILVIIFICQQRLVYISMITLGFGTFLTGLFPSAIGLYITTIIMSLGFHYLETLNQSLSLQWLDKKKAPLILGKISAIKSFTGLIVFVLIYILMNFLNVEYKYVYMIFGGITIIIGIAAWILFAHFKEKVPQEKKIRLKKEYWLFYLLTFLAGARRQIFIVFAGFLLVEKFGVDIHNMVILLFINAVLNIYFAPKIGKFIVKFGERTTLRFEYMGLILVFISYAFVENVYIAFALYVIDHLLFSMAIALKTYFQKIADPKDIASASAVSFTINHIAAVFLPAFLGLVWLYSSSLVFIIGASIAFISFILSFLIPKEPQRGFETILVK from the coding sequence ATGAAAAGAACATTTTTTAAAAGAATCTTCGTCTCAAAAGAGATTTTATTATATTTAATAACTATTGCTATGATTGTATCTTTTTCTGCATGGATGAGCCTTTTAAACAACTTTGTTGTGGAAAAAGCTTCTTTTGATGGAAGTCAAATAGGAATACTTCAAAGTTTAAGAGAAATTCCAGGCTTTTTAGCTTTTAGTGTTATTTTAGTAATTATTTTTATATGTCAGCAAAGATTAGTTTATATTTCTATGATTACTTTAGGTTTTGGTACTTTTTTAACAGGGCTTTTCCCTAGTGCTATTGGATTATATATTACAACTATTATTATGTCTTTGGGATTTCACTATTTAGAGACTTTAAATCAATCTTTATCTTTACAATGGTTAGATAAAAAGAAAGCTCCTTTAATTTTAGGAAAGATTTCTGCTATTAAATCTTTTACAGGTTTAATTGTATTTGTATTAATTTATATTTTAATGAACTTTTTAAATGTAGAGTATAAATATGTTTATATGATATTTGGTGGAATTACAATTATTATAGGTATTGCTGCTTGGATTTTATTTGCTCATTTTAAAGAAAAAGTTCCACAAGAAAAGAAAATTAGATTAAAAAAAGAGTATTGGCTTTTTTATCTTCTTACTTTTTTAGCTGGGGCAAGAAGACAGATTTTTATAGTTTTTGCAGGGTTTTTACTTGTTGAAAAGTTTGGTGTAGATATTCATAATATGGTTATTTTGCTATTTATAAATGCAGTTTTAAATATCTATTTTGCACCTAAAATTGGTAAGTTTATTGTAAAATTTGGAGAAAGAACTACTTTAAGATTTGAATATATGGGGCTTATTTTAGTATTTATCTCATATGCTTTTGTGGAAAATGTATATATAGCTTTTGCTTTATATGTAATTGATCATTTACTTTTTTCAATGGCAATAGCATTAAAAACATATTTTCAAAAAATAGCAGACCCTAAAGATATAGCTTCTGCTTCTGCTGTTAGTTTTACTATAAATCACATAGCTGCAGTTTTTTTACCTGCTTTTTTAGGTCTTGTATGGTTATATTCTTCTTCTTTAGTATTTATAATAGGTGCAAGTATTGCTTTTATTTCTTTTATTTTATCTTTTTTAATTCCAAAAGAACCCCAAAGAGGTTTTGAAACTATACTTGTAAAATAA
- a CDS encoding alanine/glycine:cation symporter family protein encodes MLVEINDFLNNLIWGNILIYLLPILGIFFTVSSRFVQFRYFFKMFNILRDTVHDKDGHISSFQALMLSVAGRVGGGNIAGVAVAITLGGPGAVFWMWIIGLIGMSTSFFECSLAQLYKEKDKQDSCVYRGGPAYYATKALGQKWIGIIISVLLMITFGFAFNATQSFIISTSFASSFSVPTWVTGIGLTIIFGITIFGGIKRITKLSEVIVPIMALGYLLIAVVVISLNITEIPALFNLIVSEAFSPSSAISGGIGAVILQGAKRGMFSNEAGLGSAPNVAAVAYVAHPVQQGIVQSFSVFIDTIILCSCTAFIILLSGVYVPGAEGVQGVLLTQNALIEHIGPYGGYFVTIALLLFGFSSMLYNYYLAENSLNFFSKGNIPLFNIFRVVCILLIVWGSFQDLGSIFSFADLSMGLLAVINMIVIAILYKPVLRLIKGYDRQIKEGIKPVLRYNDYQEFKIDKQIWKEIVDNINDKRDKE; translated from the coding sequence ATGTTAGTAGAAATCAATGATTTTCTAAATAATCTTATTTGGGGTAATATCTTAATATATTTACTACCAATTTTAGGTATATTTTTTACAGTAAGTTCGAGATTTGTACAGTTTAGATATTTCTTTAAAATGTTTAATATTTTAAGAGATACTGTACATGATAAAGATGGACATATTAGTTCTTTTCAAGCACTTATGTTAAGTGTTGCTGGAAGAGTTGGTGGGGGAAATATTGCAGGGGTTGCCGTTGCTATTACTTTAGGAGGTCCTGGAGCAGTATTTTGGATGTGGATAATTGGGCTTATTGGTATGAGTACAAGTTTCTTCGAATGCTCATTAGCACAATTATATAAAGAAAAAGATAAGCAAGACTCTTGCGTATATAGAGGTGGGCCTGCTTATTATGCTACAAAAGCTTTAGGGCAAAAGTGGATAGGTATTATAATCTCTGTTCTTCTAATGATTACTTTTGGTTTTGCTTTTAATGCAACTCAATCATTTATTATTTCAACTTCATTTGCTTCTTCATTTTCTGTTCCAACTTGGGTTACAGGAATAGGATTAACAATTATTTTTGGTATAACAATTTTTGGTGGAATTAAAAGAATTACAAAACTATCTGAAGTTATTGTTCCTATTATGGCTTTAGGATACCTTTTAATAGCAGTTGTTGTAATTTCTTTAAATATTACAGAAATACCTGCTTTATTTAATCTTATAGTATCTGAAGCTTTTAGTCCAAGTTCTGCTATTAGTGGTGGTATTGGAGCAGTTATTTTACAAGGTGCAAAAAGAGGAATGTTCTCAAATGAAGCTGGGCTTGGTTCTGCTCCAAATGTTGCTGCTGTTGCTTATGTTGCACATCCAGTTCAACAAGGAATAGTTCAATCTTTTTCAGTATTTATTGATACTATTATATTATGCTCTTGTACAGCATTTATTATTCTTTTATCTGGAGTTTATGTTCCAGGTGCGGAGGGTGTTCAAGGGGTATTATTAACTCAAAATGCACTTATTGAGCATATTGGGCCATATGGTGGATACTTTGTAACTATTGCTTTATTATTATTTGGTTTCTCTTCAATGTTATATAACTACTATCTTGCTGAAAATAGTTTAAACTTCTTTAGTAAAGGAAATATACCTTTATTTAATATTTTTAGGGTAGTTTGTATTTTATTAATTGTTTGGGGTTCATTTCAAGATTTAGGTTCTATTTTCTCATTTGCTGATTTATCAATGGGATTACTTGCTGTTATTAATATGATTGTAATTGCAATTTTATATAAACCAGTATTAAGACTTATTAAAGGGTATGATAGACAAATTAAAGAGGGAATAAAACCAGTTTTAAGATATAATGACTATCAAGAATTTAAAATTGATAAACAAATTTGGAAAGAAATTGTTGATAATATCAATGATAAAAGAGATAAGGAGTAA
- a CDS encoding aspartate/glutamate racemase family protein — protein sequence MRKKIGIITGSGPEAGIDLWQKILYENKLYLKDKFNGDLDAPNITIFSIPNLGLSMELEKNYDIVWETLKQGIIEICKYVDYFVIACNTLNLYASKIESIGYKDKFLSTLDVVNEYIEENNLKKIAIIAALPILQMKEYSVFKPLYENFDVELPKDFLKVHNLIYEVKKRGGKDTKVIEEFKKIVINLDSKEIFLACTELPLINYKTNNKNLIDVTELLAKKLVQKSFK from the coding sequence ATGAGAAAAAAAATTGGAATTATTACAGGCTCTGGGCCTGAAGCTGGAATTGATTTATGGCAAAAAATTTTATATGAAAATAAACTATATTTAAAAGATAAGTTTAATGGAGATTTAGATGCTCCTAATATAACTATTTTTTCAATTCCTAATTTAGGTCTTTCTATGGAATTAGAAAAAAACTATGATATAGTTTGGGAAACTTTAAAGCAAGGTATTATTGAAATTTGTAAATATGTGGATTATTTTGTAATTGCATGTAATACTTTAAATTTGTATGCATCTAAAATAGAAAGTATAGGATATAAAGATAAATTCTTATCAACTTTAGATGTGGTAAATGAATATATAGAAGAAAATAATTTAAAAAAAATAGCAATAATTGCAGCACTACCTATTTTACAAATGAAAGAATATTCTGTTTTTAAACCTTTATATGAAAATTTTGATGTGGAACTTCCAAAAGACTTTTTAAAAGTTCATAATTTAATTTATGAAGTAAAAAAAAGAGGTGGAAAAGATACTAAAGTTATAGAAGAATTTAAGAAAATAGTTATAAACTTAGATTCAAAAGAGATTTTTTTAGCTTGTACTGAACTTCCTTTAATTAACTATAAAACAAATAATAAAAACTTAATTGATGTAACTGAATTATTAGCTAAAAAATTAGTTCAAAAAAGTTTTAAGTAA
- a CDS encoding sensor histidine kinase, whose translation MFRKEGIPFFTIIMPFLSILFIAFFATSYYLKLSDRNFEADLKEYKEIYLSKSNDRRTLNILIEKKKELHIKRQEEFKNFMSVLTKVVLFFMVLFSLLMISIINDVVKKYKKQVQTNEDKLQRLNDTLSYKVQQGIEEAKRKDKAILQQSRLARMGTMLSMIAHQWRQPLTQLSVILMELETATRFKKVTEEHILNSIEKSDKMIEFMSNTIDDFRNFYKPDKKKENFYAYDSCQKAISLINATLDNSGIFLNVDVKNDRQIYGYPTEYSQVILNLISNARDILVERDIQNPQIDLIIDSKNYHSIVTIKDNAGGIKEENFDLIFDPYYSTKDSSKGTGLGLYISKLIIETNMHGELSVYNDENGAVFKISLRG comes from the coding sequence ATGTTTAGAAAAGAAGGAATTCCCTTTTTTACCATTATTATGCCTTTTTTAAGTATCTTATTTATAGCTTTTTTTGCAACTTCTTACTATTTGAAACTATCAGATAGAAACTTTGAAGCTGATTTAAAAGAGTATAAAGAGATATATCTTAGTAAAAGCAATGATAGAAGAACACTTAATATTTTAATTGAAAAGAAAAAAGAACTACATATTAAAAGACAAGAAGAATTTAAAAATTTTATGTCTGTTTTAACAAAAGTAGTTCTTTTTTTTATGGTACTTTTTTCTCTTTTAATGATTTCTATTATTAATGATGTTGTTAAAAAATATAAAAAACAAGTACAAACAAATGAGGATAAACTACAAAGGCTTAATGATACTTTATCTTATAAGGTTCAACAAGGAATTGAAGAAGCCAAAAGAAAAGATAAAGCAATTTTACAGCAATCAAGGTTAGCCAGAATGGGTACTATGCTTAGTATGATAGCCCATCAATGGAGACAACCTTTAACTCAATTATCAGTTATTTTAATGGAATTAGAAACTGCAACAAGATTTAAAAAAGTTACAGAAGAACATATTTTAAACTCTATTGAAAAAAGTGATAAAATGATAGAGTTTATGTCAAATACAATTGATGACTTTAGAAATTTTTATAAACCAGATAAGAAAAAAGAGAATTTTTATGCTTATGATTCATGTCAAAAAGCCATAAGTTTAATAAATGCAACTTTGGATAATAGTGGAATATTTTTAAATGTTGATGTGAAAAATGATAGACAAATTTACGGTTATCCAACGGAATATTCTCAAGTTATTTTAAATCTTATTTCAAATGCAAGGGATATTTTAGTTGAAAGAGATATTCAAAACCCTCAAATTGATTTAATAATAGATAGTAAAAATTATCATAGTATTGTTACAATTAAGGATAATGCTGGAGGGATTAAAGAAGAAAATTTTGATTTAATTTTTGATCCATATTATAGTACAAAAGACTCTTCTAAAGGAACAGGTCTTGGATTATATATTTCAAAACTTATAATTGAAACAAATATGCATGGTGAACTTAGCGTTTATAATGATGAAAATGGTGCAGTGTTTAAAATCTCATTGAGAGGATAA
- a CDS encoding response regulator transcription factor: MNERLYKELKNIPILCVEDENGIREVIVQTLKYYFDEVYEARDGNEAFEIYEYYKPKIILTDIQMKNCDGVEFIKRVRENDLNTTIFVLTAFSNEEYLMNLINLNINHYILKPLNLKKLNEALIKYLNKNHKPIKITEDLILDIEKRELIYKDSEIIPLRKREKDFLQLLVQRRDSIVTYMQIEEELWLDKEMTSHALKSFIKDLRAKLPLNIIKNVPQEGYTLII, translated from the coding sequence ATGAATGAAAGATTATATAAAGAGTTAAAAAATATACCAATATTATGTGTTGAAGATGAAAATGGTATTAGAGAAGTTATTGTTCAAACTTTAAAATACTATTTTGATGAGGTTTATGAAGCAAGGGATGGAAATGAAGCTTTTGAAATTTATGAATATTATAAACCTAAAATTATTTTAACTGATATTCAAATGAAAAATTGTGATGGGGTTGAGTTTATAAAAAGAGTAAGAGAAAATGATTTAAATACTACAATTTTTGTTTTAACTGCTTTTTCAAATGAAGAGTATTTAATGAATTTGATAAATCTAAATATAAATCACTATATTTTAAAACCTTTAAATTTAAAAAAACTAAATGAAGCTTTGATAAAATATTTAAATAAAAATCATAAACCCATAAAGATAACTGAAGATTTAATTTTAGATATAGAAAAAAGGGAATTAATTTATAAAGATAGTGAAATAATTCCATTACGTAAAAGAGAAAAAGATTTTTTACAATTATTAGTACAAAGAAGAGATTCAATAGTAACTTATATGCAAATTGAAGAGGAACTTTGGTTAGATAAAGAGATGACTAGTCATGCTTTAAAATCTTTTATTAAAGATTTAAGGGCAAAATTGCCACTAAATATTATAAAAAATGTTCCCCAAGAGGGATATACTTTAATAATATAA
- a CDS encoding MmgE/PrpD family protein codes for MEKSLSEQIAYFVKNTKYENLPLELIELIKEALIDYVGVTIAGKEVKNVVDTKEYIKTRTNLKEATIFGCKEQSSVEYTAMINAMASHILDYDDVSWTTIGHPTVVVAPVAFAMAEKYNKTAKDVILAYALGVEVMHKLAQKTMPNISKKGWHTTCVYGVFGAVVAASVLKGSSFEVIINAIGIAASKASGIRSNFGTGTKSYHAGLASFNAIETLYLATYGLNSSVKALEDTDGFIQTYADINLLEDYNLNLGVNWDLLEFGLVFKQYPCCSASHPAADLIKNLTQKYLLEDINIEKIEVGCSLLAPKELICDFPKNALEAKFSMRYAIASMIIYKNLGLEEFTNKKVKEKKVQELMKKIDISIDSEFKKLGFIGTSPTRIKIKTKNIEIEEINYLAKGNPEKKLSEQEIKDKFFQCTKGLENQEKLFNLLKSFEKEKNLLRLLEYIK; via the coding sequence ATGGAAAAATCACTTTCTGAACAAATTGCTTATTTTGTAAAAAATACAAAATATGAGAATCTTCCTTTAGAATTAATTGAATTAATAAAAGAGGCCCTTATTGATTATGTAGGTGTTACAATTGCAGGGAAAGAGGTTAAAAATGTAGTAGATACAAAAGAGTATATAAAAACAAGAACCAACTTAAAAGAAGCAACAATCTTTGGCTGTAAAGAACAAAGTTCAGTTGAATATACTGCAATGATAAATGCTATGGCTTCACATATTTTAGATTATGATGATGTAAGCTGGACAACAATAGGACATCCAACAGTTGTTGTTGCACCTGTTGCTTTTGCAATGGCTGAAAAATATAATAAAACAGCAAAAGATGTGATTTTAGCTTATGCCTTAGGGGTTGAAGTTATGCACAAACTTGCACAAAAAACTATGCCAAATATCTCTAAAAAAGGGTGGCATACAACCTGTGTTTATGGAGTTTTTGGAGCAGTAGTAGCAGCTTCTGTATTAAAAGGTTCTTCTTTTGAAGTAATAATAAATGCAATAGGAATTGCTGCATCTAAAGCTTCTGGTATAAGATCAAACTTTGGAACTGGTACAAAATCATATCATGCAGGATTGGCTTCTTTTAATGCAATTGAAACTCTTTATTTGGCAACATATGGTTTAAATTCATCAGTTAAAGCCTTAGAAGATACAGATGGTTTTATTCAAACTTATGCAGATATTAATTTACTTGAAGATTATAATTTAAATCTAGGAGTAAATTGGGATTTATTAGAGTTTGGCTTAGTTTTTAAACAATATCCTTGTTGCAGTGCCTCACATCCTGCTGCTGATTTAATAAAAAATTTAACTCAAAAATATTTACTGGAAGATATAAATATAGAAAAAATTGAAGTTGGTTGTTCTTTATTGGCCCCAAAAGAATTAATATGTGATTTTCCTAAAAATGCCCTTGAAGCAAAATTTTCAATGAGATATGCAATTGCATCAATGATAATTTATAAAAATCTTGGATTAGAAGAGTTTACAAATAAAAAAGTAAAAGAAAAAAAAGTTCAAGAATTAATGAAAAAAATAGATATTTCTATTGATTCAGAATTTAAGAAACTAGGATTTATAGGTACCTCACCCACTAGAATTAAAATTAAAACAAAAAATATAGAAATTGAAGAGATAAATTATCTTGCAAAAGGAAATCCAGAAAAAAAACTATCCGAACAAGAGATAAAAGATAAGTTTTTTCAATGCACTAAAGGCTTAGAAAACCAAGAAAAACTTTTTAATTTACTAAAAAGTTTTGAAAAAGAAAAAAACTTATTAAGACTTTTAGAGTATATAAAATAA
- a CDS encoding aspartate ammonia-lyase translates to MRKDSDFLGEVEISNDVYYGVQTLRAIQNFNISGTTHYEMNEYIQSIALIKKAAALANYDSKALNKEITQAICEACDEIIEGKHSSSFPIDVIQGGGGTSSNMNVNEVVACRANEILTGTKSYSKIHPNTHVNMGQSTNDVIPSAMKIATYKNLEQLLIPLEILEKTLIDRQKKYENILRLGRTCIQDALPMTFGQYFSGYVSFVQRMQKKVKNLLEECLELPLGATAIGTSLSVQPGYLNNVYKYLQSESKIEFKKEENFFDGLQNADLYIEVSATLKRIATTLSKIATDFRILSSGPKAGFQELNLPAVQPGSSIMPGKVNPVIPELVNQLAYQVCGNDMTISMAVEGGELDLNVWEPIIIKNLSESFRLLNNGIRIFSEKCIANLTPNKKISTKYASDTLALSTTISAIFGYKTGTLVARKAFNEEKTIKEVVLELELLSKEETEEVLDPFNMTNEQISSNMILKYQKIYNKVEC, encoded by the coding sequence ATGAGAAAAGATAGCGACTTCTTAGGGGAAGTAGAAATATCTAATGATGTATATTATGGTGTTCAAACATTAAGAGCTATACAAAATTTTAATATCTCTGGTACAACTCATTATGAAATGAATGAATATATTCAAAGTATTGCTTTAATAAAAAAAGCAGCAGCTTTAGCAAATTATGACTCAAAAGCTTTAAATAAAGAGATAACTCAAGCTATATGCGAGGCTTGTGATGAGATTATAGAGGGGAAACACTCTTCAAGTTTTCCTATTGATGTTATTCAAGGGGGAGGAGGAACTTCTTCAAATATGAATGTAAATGAAGTAGTTGCTTGTAGAGCAAATGAAATCTTAACGGGAACTAAATCATACTCAAAAATTCATCCAAATACTCATGTTAATATGGGACAATCAACAAATGATGTAATTCCATCTGCCATGAAAATAGCTACATATAAAAATCTAGAACAGCTTTTAATACCTTTAGAAATTCTAGAAAAAACCCTAATAGATAGACAAAAAAAGTATGAAAACATTTTAAGATTGGGAAGAACTTGTATTCAAGATGCTTTACCAATGACTTTTGGACAATATTTTAGTGGATATGTTAGTTTTGTACAAAGAATGCAAAAAAAAGTAAAAAACCTACTTGAAGAGTGTTTAGAACTACCTTTAGGGGCAACTGCTATTGGTACTAGTTTATCTGTTCAACCGGGATATTTAAATAATGTATATAAATATTTACAAAGTGAATCAAAAATAGAATTTAAAAAAGAAGAAAACTTTTTTGATGGGTTACAAAATGCTGATCTTTATATAGAAGTTTCTGCAACACTAAAAAGAATTGCAACAACACTATCTAAAATAGCAACAGACTTTAGAATTTTATCATCTGGACCTAAAGCTGGTTTTCAAGAACTAAATTTACCTGCTGTTCAACCAGGTAGTTCAATTATGCCAGGAAAAGTAAACCCTGTAATTCCAGAACTTGTAAATCAACTTGCTTATCAAGTTTGTGGAAATGATATGACTATTTCAATGGCAGTTGAAGGTGGAGAGTTAGATTTAAATGTGTGGGAGCCAATTATTATTAAAAATTTATCAGAATCATTTAGATTATTAAATAATGGTATTAGAATCTTTAGTGAAAAATGTATTGCAAATTTAACACCAAATAAAAAAATCAGTACAAAATATGCTTCAGATACTTTAGCCTTATCAACTACTATTTCTGCCATTTTTGGTTATAAAACTGGAACATTAGTTGCAAGAAAAGCGTTTAATGAAGAAAAAACTATAAAAGAAGTAGTTTTAGAATTAGAACTTTTATCAAAAGAAGAGACAGAAGAAGTATTAGACCCTTTTAATATGACTAATGAACAAATTAGTTCAAATATGATTTTAAAATATCAAAAAATTTATAATAAAGTTGAATGTTAA